The window ATCCCAGGCCGAGTAATTCCGCAGTCTTATTGTCATGGCATTGTGCAAAATTTTGACCGCTTGTGGCGGATGTCTTCATGCATCATATCATAGATTTTTCATACATGAAGACATATGGCCGAATTTTGCTTAAGCCTGCCCCGGATTCTGTTTACTTCCAGGTCCGTGGCCAATAATTGGGCTTACTTTAATTGACACTTTGTTTGATTCAGACATTGATTGACAGTGAGTCATTGAATACACTGAGTAATTGAATAATTCTATTGATACATTGGGTTGATTGTCATAATTGAATACATTgagtaatcaattaaattgatACATTGATTGTCATATTGAGACATTCACTAAAGCAAAACATTGATTATActttattgattgattgattgaaatattgtttgaattattgattgattgatttcattGATTGATTCatcttgattgattgattgtttgGTTCATTGAAGATCTAACATCATAACTACCCAAAAGTTGTTGTTGATCATTTAACTTACTCTACCAagagggtaccctcattgtacggataactcctcctacagttttcaagataggaagttgttcttttgcagatcaattgtacatatatcagaggtgtgcatattgctaggatttagatttccgatattttatgaaaaaaatactagcttttgaacttagaatattgcatatagggtaccctcattgtacggataactcctcctacagttttcaagataggaagttgttcttttgcagatcaattgtacatatatcagaggtgtgcatattgctaggatttcgatttctgattatttatgaaaaaaataccagcttttgaacttaatcattttttggcaaaatattgcatatagggtaccctttcaccttatccatttcactggatacgggttgacatggattatggatacagttcacataaaagaaaacccggtttgctgtcacattgacagcttttcacttgttttattatatgtatttgGTCTTTCTTTTAGGTGAATTTCTACATTTACTACAAAATATATCCGGTTTTCTCTTTAAAAAGAATGCGAATCACAGAGTTGTTCtaaatttattcaataatttatttatttattgccaATAGGAAATCACAAAACATGAcgcataaaaaattgaaattatgaaattgattttaaagtttttgatcGGAAAAGTGTGTAGCAATTTGAGACTTAATTTGATAGGATATTTTTCTATGGGTATATAAgaaattttacagaaaaaaacccactcaCATTTACTTCACTTgtgtttataaaatacaaattgtcaaaaattgactttaaagggtaaattgaaacattaaactctttaaaaataaaacaagtgaaTGACACTAAATATTTCTCATATTTCTTGTATTTCGTTTTCATTTCACGTAAAGAAGACAAAAGGACAGGGATGAAAATCAATTAAAGTCAAATCAATGCAGTACTTACGGTACTAAACACACTACACAGAAATACTTGACATGTATTAAGTCTTGTTTTAGATGCTTACCGTCCTTAGCTTTTACAAACATGTTTATAAGAGTTGGCGATATACTGAtagaatatgtacatgtattattcttattttagaAACAAGAAGGAATAGATGACGATGACAATCATGGTCAGTTAGACAAAACAATGGATAAGAAAGAAGCCGATAATATGCCTGTAAATACACCACACAAAAAATATCaggtttgttattttttcaaaaccgGATTTTGTATGGAAATAcgtaattttcattaaatgaatATGTAATAACTTCTACACAATATGTTGCATATGCATTTGAGTCATGCTTATAGTTTTTAGGCGCAGTGGTGTGAATTCAGTGGATTACAGAACGATTCTTAATGTATAACTTTTCGGCATAACAATTAATATCAAGAGACCATcttgaataaatgaatgaatcaTAAAGTAGTATTGATGTTGTTTCTTCCTTTTCCTTTGCCTAAGTACTGTTCTTATCAATCACCATTGACTTTCTTTGATAATTGAGTAGGTCAGACTCTTTGACAGCTTTACCCCCAAAATTACTATTTtgcatataaattataaaactgtGTATATTATGCGTATGGATACTTGTTTACGCATTATGAAATTGAAAGGTAACTGAGAGGTAGCCTACAGGTGACTTGGTGGTAGAGCTATATGTATGTCATTGAGCTTCTTGTCCAGACCTTTCAGTAAAAGTTCCTCTCCTATATGACCCAGTTTCATATAGTTTTACCTAATATGGGTATTGTCATCTACTTTTGGAACTATTGGtgtactttaattttttccctTTATATTTGCAGGAAGAAACTGAGAAGGTTTCGatcaaaaaaaagaagaagaaactaAAGAAAATTCGTAAAATGCTTAATTGGATCCGCCGGCGAAAATCGTAGTTTTAATAACCCATGCTTGCATGATTTTATACTGTCCCTAAAAATTACAAACTTTCTGACGTACTTtattttttccccctttaatactctattaaagaaattttacttttaatttctcccaaaaatatgtatcaaaattttatatgattattttgattttacttgAACCACATTGCactattaatttgtttattaaaataacCTTGTATAATAGAATTTTCTGCGTCATAAGCTGTGATCTACATCATGACGTACCATTAAAATAATTGTCTTCTAAAGTATTTCaggtatgatacatgtattcttaaaatataacaacaaaaattatatttacttgTATGTATTAGGTCTATGGACATCTGTTTATTTTCTTCGTGATCTATTAGTAATGAAATATTATGCTTGCTGATCTATGTTAATTAACATGACTCACACTGTACACAAATGTTGTATATCATGCAAATCAATCAGGTGATATGCCTAATAAATGGACATGGAATGTGAGGGTTACACATTTActccaaaataataaaaaatggtaAGTCGTGCTTACTGCAACTTGGAACGCAGATTACCACACCCATTTTCCATctttattggaaaaaaaatcgaagCCAGCTCACacgtatttttatttatgttttatatacatAATGCTTTATTGATATGGTAACTTATTCTTCTTTTAAAGCTGGTTtataaaattgcttttttcgactctttttttatatgtcagtcaaaaattgcaatttttaaaaatagctcATAGAGTATAGAAaagatttcattattttataaaaattgtttacaaattagtatgtttaaaaagtaaaaattgagtGTCTGCCTTGTATTTTTTTCGatatttaaaacgaatttaaaacAGAGGAAGGGAGGGTGGTTCATGCATTGAGTGTCTGTGGTCGTGCCCGCATTCCTTACTCTGCAGATATCACACTAAACTTGTAACTACGTAAATTTAACTGCCAGTGTGATGTTTCATACTGAAAACCAGGGAAGATTTcagaatacatatattttttttagtgtttATTAACCACTCCAAGAGAATGTTGGTCCTCATATGCATTCTGCCTTTTATTTAATTGCTTAATGTGCGTGTACACAAGTATAAATACTGTTGACATTGGCTTGTAAAAAACCCTTAAAagcaaaaacatttaattgaaatGTGTGCCAAATTTCGAAAACACGTTCGATTGAATGTGTTTAAATACATTCTATATGTAACTTTAAACAATATACAATGTCATAAAATTCAGGAAGTAAAAATCATCCACTTGATTCAAGcatctaaaaaaatcattttaaaaaaatgactatttctaTGCGTATGCAATTTCTCagctttaataatatttaaactcACAAAAAATGCACCCAACACATacgcataaaaaatattaataaactgGTACACAAATTTTCATGTAGGTAATTACACTATTTTGGGGAATGTGTTTTTGGAAAATCGCAATTAATCAAAGATGTTTTTCCCGTTCATGGGTATAACGCAGGAAGTGTGATATAGGCTAGGTTCCTCTGTCCTGTTGTACAACTTTTCATCATGAAATGCAAACACACATCTATCATAAAGTTAGTATGCGTACTTAAGCATTCAAGTGacaatttgtcaaaataaacttcaaaacgGTTCTATAGGATATTATTACCGtgattattttatacatatatatttatgtaatggtgaccattatataaaaaagaaatgataaacTGTAAAGATacaaaaacagataaataacaaaacattaattGAATAAAGACAACTTTTTGAAACGATTGGATTTTCTTTTATctatacaaatattttcttcatataGATGCTAGTAAATTTTCTCTTAAAACATAAAAGCACGCACTTTTTACTGTTTGTACTGGTAATTTACACATACGGAAGTGACGCACGGAACGCGTAAACAAgctcaaaaataaacaaaatataaaataaacacttaaacatgtatttataagtTAAATGTAGCTAGAATACATCCATATGTAAAACCATTGGACTAGATATACCAAATCATGTATGCTTAAATATCACTCtcatgcttaaattttacaactACTTGTGTTAAGTCAATTCTTTCCACTCCGCCTCTTTCTGTTTCAAATAAAACACTATAACAGGGCAGAAAACTATTTCATACAACGTAAGTTGTATACCAGACCCTACTCATAAATAATGCAATTTTATCAGTAGTTTCTTGGTCACTTTTTACACACATTTCACAAAGTTCACAAACTGAACTTAACCACCAAAATCTCACTTCCATTTcgataatttaaattaattctcCTATTCAATACAGATTTTTTCCTCTTTTAGACATACAACAAACGCTATATATCGTATTCAAAACGATACAAACTTCAGCAATCCTTATGAATTCATTGGTTCATACAAATCTTGGGGCTCATCGACAGGTTTGGATTCAGGGACCAATTCAAGGTATTTCCACGGACTCTGCATATTCACATAGTCCAATGCAGAGCATGTTGAAGTAATACTATCCTCGAGAGGATTTCGCGGTGGGGCTTTCCAACCTTTTTTAGATTTTGCTGTGGCCTTATTATTATCACACACATAATACTCTGCCCCCTCCCCGGTGGAGTACAATCTGGTATTGCTCATTTTCGGGGCCACATATTCATCAACGTCTTCATTGTTCTGACCTTTTTTCTTGGCGTTCACATACTTCGGTTCTGATGTGCCATTACTAGAGATAGACTCACTAGCCTTTAGTTTAAGCTCCTTCTGTTTTCTCTTTGAAGGGGCATTTTCATAATCCACAGAGCTACTAGATGGTGGGTCTGGTGCCATGAAGGCCGGACACGACGGTGCCTCGGGCTCCACAGAGAGTGTTGAGGTGGGGTCCTTTTCATAAGTgtgtttctcttttttattgcCTTTCTTGACCTTTTTACTCCTATTCTCCAAGGCTATTTTGTCAATATCATCAGGATTTGGAAGTGGGTTCGGTAGGGGTTTCTTCTTTTTCCTTAGATACTTTCTTCTGTTTAAGAGCAAAAATGAATAGAACTGTTTAAAACGTGTATGTTTTCTAGATGTAAACTGCATTGTTAAAGTTTGTGTTCAAACCTAGCTTACCGCAAAAATAGTGCTACAAATAAGGCGATGAACACAAAGAGAGTGGCGGAGATGGTGATACCGATAACCATGCCTACGTTTGGTGGTGCTGGAAAAGACAAACATTCAGACATTATTTACTTTACTGGATAATACTTTGATGCATTCAATACGTGTATTACTACATATTGTTTCTTTTATTGTGTATATATTATGTATTCTTTGTATCTAATGAGCCATTTGGCTTAAGGAATAAATAAACTAAACTAAACGGTTATTGCTCAAAGCAATATGAATTTATAGTGGTTTAATCAAACTGCAcgaaaaaacaacaatttgcATTGCTTCATTTAGGATAACTCCAGGTAAATCAGAATCAACAGAGTTTCTGCAATCATGTGAATgcttatttaaatcaaagtactgaagaactggcgagaaacctccatatgaatcatgttaaataatatttaaagataaaattaattcaatcaaactatatgtatcagtggtagaaatatttctcgaaaattgtatggatccaagcaattttgaactctagtctcgttcaaccaaacgctcggctgacaccgtaaatctccgacaagggtttacggagacagccgagcgtcgagttgaacgagactatattgaactctggcgtaggaatatatacgactacaaaaatatttaaattgttcgtaccatttaaaatctgactatttttaaggtatttctaaataataagtttccttgaaaaacaatgctttagcatacattacatcgaattcatcaattatttttaagaactaagtcttgtcaggagcaatgatttgtgctgaggtccaaacactgtttcactttcggtttgtccgcgtgactgcataggagagttgattaaaaatcaactcccaaaaaccagTATATTTTGTCATAGCTAATGAACATCTTGTATGAATGTTCCTAAAGCCAATTgacaatttcattattattataactGAAGTTCAGGAAATTGCGCATGCGCAGTGGCCATGTATGCAAATTACCAGATCAAAATATCACTAATCGGGGTAAAATCCCCACATTAACCAACTGGCAGCATACATAAGCCATTTATTGtacataaattgtttatttacatgcattccAATACCAAAAGTTTATCTATAGAGACACTTTGTCCTTTTCATACTTTATTTACAGATTTCAAATCCAGCATGTGCGGTTTAGTTTGTAATGGACTGTTCTTGAATTAAAGCATGAACACAGTCTTCAATATACGTTTAAGAGGCAAGTTTCCTTTTTAACTTAGCTTCCATTTCATCTTTAATCATGCattctttgatttcttttaattatttaaaagatgCAGTTAATATCAATGGAATTTTAGTATTCCATCGATTTTttactatttctttaaaataaaaaaaaaacaaactaaaaaaatgataaaagatgaaATGGAAGCTtacttaaaatttataaaatatatgaattaagtaTATGAAGCGCATATACCCTGTAATTTAATTACTTTATGACTTCCATACACGAAATTTGGCATAAAGGAACATATATACAAAAGCCATGTTTAAACGATGATCTtggatttttcaattaaatagaTGGTCACATGATGCCACAAGATAGAcataattgaaattatttaagaTCTTCCAATTCATCTCAAATAATTCAaatgattatttccttattatATAGTAGAACctcttaaaaaaagtttaacatGTTCACTAAGCtatgaaagttttaaatttctCTCACGCATACGTAAGTAGAAAAATTGGTAAACAGTCGCATTTATAATTTGTAATctatttgataaaatgttaaCAACATTTTCTAACTTTACTCATAAGGAAATATAACTTGTGATTAGATAAAATTGAATGGTTAGCATCATGGTCTCATTTATTTGACGCGCAGTCACCGTGAAGGTTTGGTTTGAATATCAAACTGATGACGGATGAATTCATcataaacaaacaatattttccTGTTGTTAAATTCAGCAGGAATAAAATTTGTATCAAGATGCGTTCGTTAAAACGCCTAGCAATCCAGAATAATGATTGTTGAATTGTATGTCCATACATTGATCATAACGGAAtagatttacaatatataacaagttttaattaatttgaacatattttattatgtaaatatacatttacataaatggattgggcagcaggcaaTGCCTCTGTAGGCTTTCGCCATGTTTTACTTAGCTTGGTTTTGTAGtaatttacatgcatatcatCGAAAACAAATAGatgaacagttttttttttttgttgaaagcGCGTCAGTTGTTCAGTATACGTAGCTAAATGTTAAATTGGAACATATCGACTAAGATTCATATGttctataaatataataatttttggaaAACTGAAAGACGGATTGGACACACAACACAATACAATTGTCTCAGGATCTTTTATCTGCAATGGCATATACAACTGACCTGCTGTGTTCTATGAGAGAGTTGTTGGCTGATTTTTACATCGTTCAAGCACAAAAAGATGAGGTTGAAATAAGAATTACAATTGACGATGGTATTTGACCtaattattagggttttccatAAGTcgaatgaaatatgttttatgtcaaTTACTAATTTGAGTACTTAGTATGCAGTAAATGATAacaatatatcatttatttttgcatGTGATCGCATGAAATAGTAccattttcagaaatattattGTAGGTCCTCTGTATATATACTACGTTTATAGATTAAAGtacttttaacaataaaagtaCTATTTACCGAGCATATCCGGAGTTTTACAAATATtcttaacaaacaaaaatcttaaagataaatatatatatatgcatttcaCCAAAGAGTTTGTAAATTAATAGAGAGAGAAAGTGATCTCtagatatgtttttaattttcacttCATGTTCATTTTAGGTTAGTGATTAAAATGCACGAATCCAGGTTTTTTTAAGGGAAGGTGGGGTCCATGAGATAATTATGTTTACTGGAAGGGGGTGGGGTGGATTCATATTGTggggcatatttttggtaaatttacTTTGTGAATTTTAATAAGTTGTAATTTTCCAGAAAGGAGAGGGATCCAGACCCAACCCCAGACCGCCCTTAAGATCCGCGCATGAATGATACATGATATAAAATTCTGTTGAAAAAAGTGATACGGGATTAATTAAAAGCTAGCacttaaaagatttaaaatctaAGCAATAATCGCCTCAttctttgacattttaaaactgCATTAACATATACACATTCTGAAGTTAGTTTAGCTATTGGTACTTAGATAAATGGTGTCTAAATCACCTAGTCATCTGCCCCACCCCCTCTCTATTAAACATCGCAAGATAATATAAAGAACGGACGATAAACTACATGTGTAATGCCTGTGTGGTTAATTATACGTCAAAACagcttatttaaaaacaaaacttccGTAAACATAACACTGATTAAGCAGGAATTCCATATTATCATCATTTCAAAAACACCAATTGACAAACTTTTTGATTAAACTTAATTACAGCATAAAGGAGAGAGAAAGCTTTACCTGAAGTGGTTGAATCGTCATTAATGGTGGTAGTCGGTACCGTCGTTGATTCAGTGGTAGTGGTAATGGTTGTTGTAGGTGAAGCAGTGGTGTTGGTTATAGAATCCGGCTCCGTTGTAATATCTGACGCCATCTCTACAAACAGGCAGAAGATGATGAGAAAAGAAAATACAACACAAACTATTCTCCTTGCATGTTTCCCTTCTGTTTGACTAAGGTCATATGGGATGGTTTCCGGTGAATCACCATGACAACCAGGAAGAGGGCCCTTATCTTCAAGTCAAACAATTTACAGATGTTAGGGCTTTAGTGTCATCATCTACACACTTCTCTGTCTGACCGTGTCTGTTTAACTTAGCTTAATTAGATTGATTGGTTACTAATAATAGCCAGTACATGGACTAGAATTTGACAGTGGTTTAACTTTTCTGTAAAGAAATAAAGGGGGTGGATCgtatgaaaaataacatatacatCGCTATATTTGCCTGAAACAACAATTAAAGATGGAGTGCTTATACATGTACGgtgtattatatacatgtatgtattgaaATGCATGTATCATTTCATGAAACCTGTATCTGATATAAGCTTTTTCTCATTTAgagttttattatattttcgtAATGCAAGGCCTGGTCTTGCTGGAAAAATCACACACATTCGCAAAACATCTGATCATATAAAAAGTTGTAATAAAATACGACCGTATAGCAAAAATCATGTTTGATGCATGTACCTATATATAATGAACATGTTGGGGTGttgggatggggggggggaggtgttGAACATCCTACCTAATCTCCAAACATGTAATACTATATacatatctttatatatataatgaagatTACATACATGCCAGATAATTTCCTTTTTGAAAAACTGGAATTCATATGTTGAatattacttacatgtataataatgtcATTGATGTAGTACTTTTCCGTTTTCCTTGGAATCCTATACTTACTTTGTGTGTTTTTTGGaataattttacataaacaggaaaatattgatttatgcAAGCATTTTATTCAGTTATATTAGGAGTAAATAAAATTAGATTTACTCTAAATGAGGAACTTAATACGTACATGGAATAATTACTTCGCATATCCTTGTTTTGATTATcaaacaaatgaagaaaatggCTTTGTATacagaatatttttctttttaattatgatAAGTTATAGGATTGTTTACAGTCGGCGTTTATTAAGTCAGTCTTTTcagttctttgttttaatactGTGAATACTCGGGGAAATGGAAACGTGTGCAAATATGAT is drawn from Crassostrea angulata isolate pt1a10 chromosome 5, ASM2561291v2, whole genome shotgun sequence and contains these coding sequences:
- the LOC128185712 gene encoding uncharacterized protein LOC128185712, with the protein product MAFNVILATLGANACVVLATAVTGMIRGNNVSLIWNGIGVKVNIDNSDGEQPKTNKKQEGIDDDDNHGQLDKTMDKKEADNMPVNTPHKKYQEETEKVSIKKKKKKLKKIRKMLNWIRRRKS
- the LOC128185822 gene encoding uncharacterized protein LOC128185822 yields the protein MASDITTEPDSITNTTASPTTTITTTTESTTVPTTTINDDSTTSAPPNVGMVIGITISATLFVFIALFVALFLRRKYLRKKKKPLPNPLPNPDDIDKIALENRSKKVKKGNKKEKHTYEKDPTSTLSVEPEAPSCPAFMAPDPPSSSSVDYENAPSKRKQKELKLKASESISSNGTSEPKYVNAKKKGQNNEDVDEYVAPKMSNTRLYSTGEGAEYYVCDNNKATAKSKKGWKAPPRNPLEDSITSTCSALDYVNMQSPWKYLELVPESKPVDEPQDLYEPMNS